The following coding sequences are from one Gammaproteobacteria bacterium window:
- a CDS encoding Smr/MutS family protein, which produces MPKKPRITQEERDLFRASVPKVAPLKQHQQYVSGPSSAKKLKISTFVPRAEQEPEIIPLREDPSLEPVNSEDFLSFSQTGLQYRTLQRLRRGEMVIDAEIDLHGLTVVQAEAVLGQFLAEALKRGWRCVCIIHGKAARKEDNRPILKNKVNQWLRLYPGVLAFCSAKPGHGGVGAVYVLLKRL; this is translated from the coding sequence ATGCCCAAAAAACCACGGATTACTCAAGAAGAGCGTGATCTTTTCAGGGCTTCTGTACCTAAAGTAGCGCCACTTAAGCAGCATCAGCAGTATGTGTCTGGTCCTTCCTCGGCCAAAAAACTTAAAATTTCGACATTTGTTCCTAGAGCAGAACAAGAACCGGAAATTATTCCACTGCGTGAAGATCCATCTTTAGAACCAGTAAACAGTGAAGATTTTTTAAGTTTCTCTCAGACAGGATTGCAATACCGCACTTTACAGAGATTACGTCGTGGGGAAATGGTAATAGATGCGGAGATAGATTTGCATGGTTTAACGGTAGTGCAGGCAGAGGCAGTATTGGGACAGTTTTTAGCTGAGGCGCTAAAGAGGGGGTGGCGTTGTGTTTGTATCATTCATGGCAAGGCGGCACGCAAGGAAGACAACCGGCCGATATTGAAAAATAAAGTGAATCAGTGGTTGCGCCTATATCCGGGTGTGTTAGCATTCTGTTCAGCTAAGCCGGGACATGGCGGGGTAGGGGCAGTTTATGTGTTGTTGAAACGGTTATGA
- the rlmB gene encoding 23S rRNA (guanosine(2251)-2'-O)-methyltransferase RlmB, which yields MTTQNYIYGLHPISALVNKEPKRIVQLYVQVGRHDGRMQSVIDRAKETGIKTQAVSRDFLDKLSGYQVHQGLVAEVEAALENSEADLWRLLDKLAEPVLLLILDGVQDPHNLGACLRAANAAGVQAVIVPKDRAVALTPVVEKVASGAAAMTPLIQVTNLVRTLNELKQRGVWIYGASDDAQQSLFQANLSGGVAWVLGAEGAGLRRLTRENCDVLLHIPMRGTVTSLNVAVAAGVCLFETVRQKG from the coding sequence ATGACTACACAAAATTATATTTATGGGTTGCATCCGATCAGTGCGCTAGTGAATAAAGAACCAAAACGTATTGTGCAGCTTTATGTGCAGGTTGGGCGGCATGATGGGCGTATGCAATCTGTTATCGATCGCGCTAAAGAAACGGGTATTAAAACGCAGGCGGTGTCGCGGGATTTTTTGGATAAGTTAAGTGGTTATCAGGTGCATCAAGGTTTGGTCGCAGAAGTGGAGGCGGCGTTAGAGAATTCTGAAGCGGATTTATGGCGGTTGTTAGATAAATTGGCTGAGCCGGTTTTGTTGTTGATTCTTGATGGGGTGCAAGATCCGCATAATTTGGGCGCTTGTTTGCGGGCGGCGAATGCTGCGGGTGTGCAGGCGGTAATTGTGCCTAAGGATAGGGCGGTGGCACTGACGCCGGTAGTTGAGAAGGTGGCAAGTGGCGCGGCGGCAATGACGCCTTTGATTCAGGTGACGAATTTGGTGCGGACTTTGAATGAGTTGAAGCAGCGTGGGGTATGGATTTATGGTGCCAGTGATGATGCCCAACAGAGTTTATTTCAAGCGAATTTAAGTGGTGGAGTGGCTTGGGTGTTGGGGGCGGAAGGTGCTGGTTTACGCCGATTAACGCGTGAGAATTGTGATGTGTTGTTGCATATTCCTATGCGCGGGACGGTGACTAGTTTGAATGTGGCTGTAGCAGCTGGTGTATGTTTGTTTGAGACGGTGCGGCAGAAGGGTTAA
- the udk gene encoding uridine kinase: MKNKTIIIGIAGASGSGKSLLANTIVGELGSDRVVVISEDSYYKDRPDLPLAEREKINYDHPAAFEHALLVQHIERLQGGEHVEIPLYNHAQHLRSKETQVIGQHTIIVLEGILLLNDAMLREKMNIRIFIDTPLDVCLVRRLRRDIIERQRSIESVLSQYETTVRPMYLQFIEPSKRYADIIVPRGGENRIAIEVIKAKMRELLNGGYADLIV; encoded by the coding sequence ATGAAAAATAAAACGATCATCATTGGCATCGCCGGCGCTTCCGGTTCAGGAAAAAGCCTCCTAGCTAACACCATCGTCGGCGAATTAGGCTCTGACCGTGTGGTCGTAATTTCTGAGGATTCTTACTATAAAGACCGCCCTGATTTACCACTGGCTGAACGTGAAAAAATTAATTACGACCACCCAGCCGCCTTTGAACATGCGTTATTAGTTCAGCATATAGAAAGGCTACAGGGAGGTGAGCATGTTGAAATTCCTTTATACAACCATGCCCAACATTTACGCAGCAAAGAAACCCAAGTCATAGGTCAGCACACCATCATCGTATTAGAAGGCATATTGTTGCTAAATGATGCGATGTTGCGTGAAAAAATGAACATCCGCATTTTTATAGACACCCCCCTGGATGTTTGTCTTGTGCGCAGACTACGTCGCGATATTATCGAGCGTCAGCGCTCAATTGAGTCAGTCCTTTCACAATATGAAACCACCGTACGGCCTATGTACCTGCAATTTATCGAGCCATCCAAGCGCTATGCCGACATTATTGTCCCGCGTGGCGGTGAGAATCGTATCGCCATTGAAGTCATCAAGGCGAAAATGCGTGAGTTGTTAAATGGTGGTTATGCGGATTTGATCGTATAA
- the smc gene encoding chromosome segregation protein SMC: MRLKTIKLAGFKSFVDPTAVTLNSNLTAIVGPNGCGKSNIVDAIRWVIGESSAKQLRGGLMTDVIFNGTAHRKPVGQAAIELLFDNSQGGLGGAYAQYSEISIRREITREGQSQFYLNSSRCRRRDILDVFLGTGLGPDSYAIIEQGVVSQLIEGKPEDIRIYLEEAAGISKYRERRRETENRIRSTRENLERLTDLRLEMEKQLEHLKRQANAAERYKNLKQEQRLVKGQLHALHAKTLNEKIVGHQLLLAQKTTELEGKIADHRRIEREIEQHRELQSAANESFNSVQGRFYQLGADIASQEQRINHIKERERQLASDLAQMETAWQEAEQNLSDDAENIENLSQEITTLEPLSKEAAALAEHVQQQLQEAEQQRTTWQQTWDSFQTESSQAEQKAQLEKTRLTHLTQKSQDIGQQIQRLAQQQQQLDFGQLPAEIDTLATQSTQLKQQLDLDQEQAAELNAQIQQLRETIQQTQTERDTQRQELQKLQQRQASLDALQQAALGKADQGVSEWLNQQGWAEKPRLLEGLQVDNGWETAVETVLAPYLEAVCTDNPQDLTLAANSPVAGRLAVYHTTSGLEKSSPISASSPQFVPLASKIASDLPLATLLHGIYAVESTTQALELTSALKPGESIVTRDGVWFGPCWVRISRAQDESTGILQRKQALQEIHTSITSYQEQLQTIENQLTHIQTTLKQYEEKRDNQQREFRENSREYSELHAQLSAKNTHLEQLRQRQAAITHELDQQQQLLEQTQEQLAEIQELAETAQLAQQQFAARREHLLKSRDSHNTTCQELRQRAQTAKQNADEQQVRLSSCQNQLHYLQQNIVRAQKQLTQLEQRRDELLARQEDIQLPLPELQEGLQNLLHERSVVEKELQTARHQVSQLEQQLRDIEQQRTATENAAQSLRDALAQIRIEQSTTQAHLENHLEQIQQAEFTLEQLLQELPEEAETTAWQQNLEQIENRIQRLGAINLAAIEEYSTVLERKTYLDNQDKDLCEALATLEEAIRKIDRESRSRLRETFERANENFQNLYQSMFPGGNAQLELTGEEVLDAGVLIRAQPPGKRNTMLHMLSGGEKALTAIALVFALFQLNPAPFCVLDEVDAPLDEANVGRFCRLVQSMANQVQFIYISHNKVAMEMAQQLVGVTMQEPGVSRLVTVDIDQAMAMAE; the protein is encoded by the coding sequence ATGCGCCTTAAAACCATCAAACTCGCCGGCTTCAAGTCCTTTGTTGATCCTACCGCCGTCACCCTAAATAGCAACTTAACCGCTATCGTTGGTCCCAACGGCTGCGGCAAATCCAATATAGTTGATGCCATCCGCTGGGTTATAGGCGAAAGCTCGGCTAAACAGTTGCGTGGTGGGCTGATGACTGATGTGATCTTCAACGGCACTGCACATCGCAAACCAGTCGGCCAGGCGGCTATTGAGCTGCTATTCGACAACAGCCAAGGCGGGTTGGGTGGCGCTTATGCCCAATATAGCGAAATCTCTATTCGCCGCGAAATCACCCGTGAAGGCCAGTCGCAGTTTTACTTAAATAGCTCGCGTTGTCGCCGTCGCGATATTCTTGATGTTTTCTTAGGCACCGGTCTTGGACCCGACAGCTACGCCATCATTGAGCAAGGCGTGGTCTCACAGCTCATCGAGGGCAAACCGGAAGATATCCGCATCTACTTGGAAGAAGCTGCCGGCATCTCCAAATACCGCGAACGCCGCCGTGAAACTGAAAATCGCATCCGCAGCACCCGTGAAAACTTAGAACGCCTGACCGATTTACGCTTAGAAATGGAAAAACAGCTAGAGCACTTAAAACGTCAGGCCAATGCCGCCGAACGCTATAAAAACTTAAAACAAGAACAACGCCTAGTCAAAGGGCAATTACATGCCCTGCACGCCAAAACCTTAAATGAAAAAATCGTTGGCCATCAATTGCTTCTTGCACAAAAAACTACCGAATTAGAAGGCAAAATCGCAGATCATCGGCGAATTGAACGCGAAATAGAACAACATCGCGAACTGCAATCTGCTGCTAATGAAAGCTTCAATAGCGTGCAGGGGCGCTTCTACCAACTCGGGGCTGATATTGCCAGCCAAGAACAACGCATCAATCATATCAAGGAACGCGAACGCCAACTGGCCAGTGACCTCGCACAAATGGAAACCGCCTGGCAAGAAGCCGAACAAAACTTAAGCGATGATGCAGAAAATATTGAAAACCTCTCGCAAGAAATCACCACCTTAGAACCCTTAAGCAAAGAAGCTGCAGCGCTGGCCGAACATGTCCAACAGCAACTGCAAGAGGCCGAGCAACAACGCACTACTTGGCAACAAACTTGGGACAGCTTCCAAACCGAATCCTCACAGGCCGAACAAAAAGCCCAACTGGAAAAAACCCGCCTGACCCACTTGACACAAAAAAGCCAAGATATTGGGCAGCAGATTCAACGTTTAGCCCAACAACAGCAACAATTAGATTTTGGTCAATTACCCGCAGAGATTGACACATTAGCTACACAATCGACGCAATTAAAGCAACAATTGGATCTAGACCAAGAACAAGCTGCAGAATTAAATGCACAAATACAGCAGCTCCGAGAAACAATTCAGCAAACCCAAACTGAACGAGACACTCAACGCCAAGAATTACAAAAACTCCAACAACGCCAGGCTTCCCTTGATGCCTTGCAGCAAGCCGCCTTAGGCAAAGCAGATCAAGGCGTTTCAGAATGGCTGAATCAGCAAGGATGGGCAGAAAAACCGCGTCTACTGGAAGGGTTACAAGTCGATAATGGCTGGGAAACTGCTGTGGAAACCGTACTTGCTCCCTATCTGGAAGCGGTATGTACTGATAATCCACAAGATTTGACATTAGCAGCAAATAGCCCAGTAGCAGGACGATTAGCAGTCTATCACACTACTTCAGGTTTGGAAAAATCCAGTCCAATCTCAGCAAGTTCGCCACAATTCGTTCCTTTAGCCAGCAAGATTGCTTCCGACCTACCCCTTGCCACCTTGTTGCATGGCATCTATGCCGTTGAAAGCACCACACAAGCATTAGAACTAACTTCTGCTTTAAAACCTGGCGAATCCATTGTGACACGCGATGGTGTTTGGTTTGGTCCTTGCTGGGTACGCATCAGCAGAGCCCAAGATGAATCCACCGGCATTTTACAGCGCAAGCAAGCCTTGCAGGAAATTCATACCTCAATCACCAGCTATCAGGAACAACTGCAGACAATAGAAAATCAGCTAACGCATATTCAAACTACCCTCAAGCAATATGAAGAAAAACGCGACAATCAACAGCGTGAATTTCGCGAAAACTCCAGAGAATACAGCGAATTGCATGCACAACTCAGCGCAAAAAACACGCATCTAGAACAGCTACGCCAACGTCAGGCCGCCATCACTCATGAATTAGACCAGCAACAACAACTGTTAGAACAAACACAGGAACAACTTGCAGAAATCCAAGAATTGGCAGAAACGGCGCAACTCGCCCAACAGCAATTCGCCGCCCGCCGTGAACATTTACTGAAGTCACGCGACTCCCATAACACCACTTGCCAGGAATTAAGGCAACGCGCGCAAACGGCTAAACAAAATGCCGATGAACAGCAAGTGCGACTGTCTTCCTGCCAAAATCAACTGCATTATTTGCAGCAAAATATTGTCCGCGCCCAAAAACAACTTACGCAATTGGAACAACGCCGCGACGAATTGTTAGCACGTCAAGAAGATATCCAGTTACCACTGCCGGAATTACAAGAAGGTTTACAAAATTTATTACATGAACGCAGCGTCGTTGAAAAAGAACTGCAAACTGCACGCCACCAGGTCAGCCAACTGGAACAGCAATTGCGTGACATTGAACAACAACGCACAGCAACAGAAAATGCCGCCCAAAGCTTAAGAGATGCCTTGGCACAAATCCGCATTGAACAAAGCACGACCCAAGCCCATTTAGAGAACCATTTGGAACAGATTCAACAAGCTGAATTTACCTTAGAACAATTGCTACAAGAATTACCAGAAGAAGCTGAAACCACTGCTTGGCAGCAAAATCTGGAACAAATTGAAAACCGCATTCAGCGTTTAGGCGCGATTAATCTTGCCGCAATTGAAGAGTACAGCACCGTGTTAGAGCGCAAAACCTATTTGGATAATCAGGATAAAGATTTATGTGAAGCCTTGGCGACACTAGAAGAAGCGATACGCAAAATTGATCGCGAATCGAGAAGCCGTCTCAGAGAAACTTTCGAGCGCGCGAATGAGAATTTCCAAAACCTCTATCAAAGCATGTTCCCAGGTGGCAATGCGCAGTTAGAATTAACCGGTGAGGAAGTACTAGATGCCGGCGTATTAATCCGCGCCCAACCCCCAGGCAAACGTAACACTATGCTCCATATGTTATCCGGCGGCGAAAAAGCCTTAACCGCTATTGCCTTGGTTTTTGCTTTGTTCCAGTTAAATCCTGCGCCATTTTGCGTATTAGACGAGGTGGACGCGCCATTGGATGAAGCAAATGTCGGCCGCTTTTGCCGTCTGGTACAATCGATGGCTAATCAGGTACAATTTATTTATATCAGCCATAATAAAGTGGCCATGGAAATGGCGCAGCAACTGGTGGGAGTCACCATGCAAGAACCTGGGGTATCACGCTTAGTGACAGTGGATATCGACCAGGCGATGGCGATGGCGGAGTAG
- the ligA gene encoding NAD-dependent DNA ligase LigA, whose amino-acid sequence MKNFPQKISQHLEQLRQKIDEHNYSYYVLDNPTIPDAEYDRLFRELQTLESEHPELITPDSPTQRVGAQPLKEFAAVTHEVPMLSLDNAFSELELIAFDKRVRQRLETDKPIEYVCEPKLDGVAVSLRYEKGVLTRGATRGDGLTGEDITQNVRTIPAVPLHLRGSGYPDILEVRGEIYMPLISFENYNAKARAAGEKEFANPRNATAGSLRQLDPKITASRPLSLFCYALGKVAGGHVADKHSDMLEDFKGWGLPVNPEIIHVTGIEPCVEFFHHMAAIRDSLPYEIDGVVYKVNRFDQQRELGFISRAPRWAIAHKFPAREEMTQVEAIEFQVGRTGAITPVARLAPVVISGVTVSNATLHNMDEVWRKDVRVGDMVIVRRAGDVIPDVVSVILDKRPAHTHKVLLPKHCPVCHAEVIKPEGEVVARCTGGLFCQAQLKETIKHFASRRALDIEGLGDKIIEQLVTVKLARDIADVFLLTKAQWLSLERMGEKSAQNLIDALDKSKATTLPRFMYALGIREVGEATALNLVQHFGGLAHIMQADELQLQEVADIGPIVAANIAGFFRQPHNRELIAKLQQLGVHWQEMAPRPKQNDLPLNGKTFVLTGTLATMTRDAAKEQIQALGGKVSGSVSAKTTYVVAGADPGFKLAKAEELKVQILSEDELLQLLKEL is encoded by the coding sequence ATGAAGAATTTCCCTCAAAAAATATCCCAACACTTAGAACAGCTACGTCAGAAAATTGACGAACACAATTACAGCTACTACGTCCTGGATAATCCCACCATCCCCGATGCGGAATACGATCGTCTGTTTCGGGAGCTGCAAACCTTAGAAAGCGAGCATCCCGAACTCATCACCCCGGATTCACCCACGCAACGCGTCGGTGCTCAGCCATTGAAAGAATTTGCAGCAGTCACTCATGAAGTGCCGATGCTGTCTTTGGATAATGCTTTTTCAGAACTTGAGTTAATTGCTTTTGACAAACGGGTTCGACAGCGCTTAGAGACTGATAAACCGATTGAATACGTTTGCGAACCTAAATTAGATGGCGTGGCAGTGAGTCTGCGTTATGAAAAAGGCGTGTTAACACGCGGCGCTACGCGGGGAGATGGTTTGACGGGTGAAGATATTACCCAGAACGTACGCACAATTCCTGCTGTGCCACTGCATTTACGCGGCAGCGGTTATCCAGATATTTTAGAAGTTCGCGGTGAAATCTATATGCCGCTTATTAGTTTTGAAAATTATAATGCCAAAGCCCGCGCAGCAGGAGAAAAAGAATTTGCCAATCCGCGCAATGCCACTGCCGGCAGTCTGCGGCAACTTGATCCTAAAATTACCGCCAGCAGGCCATTATCCTTGTTTTGCTATGCATTAGGTAAAGTCGCAGGCGGCCATGTTGCAGATAAACACAGCGATATGTTGGAAGATTTCAAAGGTTGGGGATTGCCGGTTAATCCAGAAATTATCCACGTCACCGGCATTGAACCCTGTGTGGAATTTTTTCACCATATGGCAGCCATTCGCGATAGCTTACCTTATGAAATTGATGGGGTAGTTTATAAAGTTAATCGTTTTGACCAACAACGTGAATTAGGCTTTATTTCACGCGCACCGCGTTGGGCTATTGCACATAAATTTCCAGCACGTGAAGAAATGACGCAAGTAGAAGCGATTGAGTTTCAAGTTGGACGCACCGGCGCTATTACTCCAGTCGCACGGCTTGCTCCAGTCGTCATCAGTGGCGTAACCGTCAGCAATGCAACACTGCACAATATGGATGAAGTATGGCGTAAAGATGTGCGGGTGGGTGATATGGTCATTGTGCGACGCGCAGGAGATGTGATTCCTGATGTGGTTTCTGTCATCCTGGATAAACGCCCGGCACATACGCATAAAGTACTTTTACCTAAACATTGCCCCGTTTGCCATGCCGAAGTGATTAAACCCGAAGGTGAGGTAGTAGCACGTTGCACAGGGGGACTGTTTTGTCAGGCGCAATTAAAAGAGACGATTAAGCACTTCGCTTCTCGCAGGGCGCTGGATATCGAGGGATTGGGCGATAAAATCATTGAGCAACTGGTGACTGTCAAATTAGCACGTGATATTGCCGATGTTTTTTTACTGACCAAAGCACAATGGTTATCCCTAGAACGCATGGGAGAAAAATCTGCGCAGAATCTCATAGATGCTTTGGACAAAAGCAAAGCCACGACTTTACCGCGGTTTATGTATGCCCTAGGCATACGTGAAGTCGGTGAAGCTACCGCATTAAATCTGGTGCAGCATTTTGGCGGATTAGCACATATTATGCAGGCAGATGAACTTCAACTGCAGGAGGTCGCTGACATTGGCCCCATTGTCGCCGCCAATATTGCCGGATTTTTCCGCCAACCGCATAATCGCGAACTTATCGCCAAATTGCAGCAGCTTGGGGTACACTGGCAGGAAATGGCACCGCGTCCTAAGCAAAACGACTTGCCGTTGAATGGTAAGACTTTTGTGTTGACTGGAACTTTAGCCACCATGACCCGTGATGCTGCCAAAGAACAGATCCAAGCGCTAGGGGGTAAGGTCAGCGGTAGTGTTTCTGCTAAAACGACCTATGTGGTGGCAGGTGCTGATCCAGGCTTCAAGTTGGCTAAAGCCGAGGAATTAAAAGTGCAGATACTGTCGGAAGATGAATTGCTACAGTTGCTAAAAGAATTGTAG
- the zipA gene encoding cell division protein ZipA has product MNFILLFALIGLVIIGVVRALKQSPPEKRRRQQEPFLSNDPIEAVAVPPKSTATAKNTSAIKNTSHPYNAEYSVEQKHNINPPESEPEPLDSHLDHPQSQEPEPAPPALKMTDLIIINLVAEPHQPYRGYELLQALLTSGLRYSKKGLFHRYEDPTGRGNILFNLVSSIEPGTFDLPKMGSFATTGLTLFMQIPTVQNPTQVFDLMLSTANELAEDLGGQLLDEQRQPLTDEKIAKWRTYL; this is encoded by the coding sequence GTGAACTTTATTCTGTTATTCGCCCTAATCGGGCTAGTGATTATTGGGGTCGTACGCGCCCTGAAACAAAGTCCGCCTGAAAAACGTCGAAGACAACAGGAACCCTTTCTCAGCAATGACCCAATTGAAGCCGTGGCCGTTCCACCCAAATCAACAGCAACCGCAAAAAACACCAGCGCAATTAAAAACACCAGTCATCCGTATAACGCAGAATATTCTGTGGAACAAAAACACAATATAAATCCGCCTGAATCTGAGCCTGAGCCACTGGATTCTCATCTTGACCATCCTCAATCTCAAGAACCCGAGCCTGCCCCACCCGCATTAAAAATGACTGACCTGATTATTATTAATCTGGTAGCAGAGCCACACCAACCCTATCGCGGTTATGAACTATTACAAGCTTTATTAACCTCCGGTCTACGCTACAGCAAAAAAGGGCTGTTCCACCGCTATGAAGACCCCACCGGACGCGGCAATATCTTATTTAACTTGGTATCTTCCATCGAACCCGGCACTTTTGATTTACCCAAAATGGGCAGCTTCGCCACCACTGGCCTGACATTGTTTATGCAAATCCCCACAGTGCAAAATCCCACCCAGGTTTTTGATCTGATGCTAAGCACCGCCAACGAATTAGCTGAGGATCTAGGCGGGCAACTTTTAGATGAACAACGACAGCCCTTAACTGATGAGAAAATTGCGAAATGGCGTACTTATCTCTGA
- the prmB gene encoding 50S ribosomal protein L3 N(5)-glutamine methyltransferase, which translates to MKNSSLDHAIRELQTLRDMVRWGASQFNAANLTFGHGIDNAWDEAVFLARHALHLTPAEDDKAADAKLLISERLHIAQLFQRRISERKPAAYLTREAWFAGLPFYVDERVLIPRSPIAELIEHGFSPWLDETPITRVLDLCTGSGCIAIACALAFPEAEVDAVDICSEALEVAKQNIERHGVTNSVNLINSDLFSGLIPRSYDLIVSNPPYVNAEDMTQLPPEYHHEPIIALAAGEDGLDLVVRIITEAKHYLSPQGVLIVEVGNSAPALEARFPDLPLLWLEFKHGGHGVFVLTAEQLGNSKL; encoded by the coding sequence TTGAAAAATTCAAGTCTAGATCATGCCATCCGCGAATTGCAAACCCTGCGCGACATGGTGCGCTGGGGTGCCAGCCAATTCAATGCCGCCAATCTAACATTCGGTCACGGTATCGATAACGCCTGGGATGAAGCCGTATTTCTGGCACGCCATGCCCTGCATCTTACACCCGCTGAAGATGATAAAGCTGCTGATGCAAAACTACTCATCAGCGAACGGCTGCATATCGCCCAATTATTCCAACGTCGCATCAGTGAGCGCAAACCCGCTGCCTACTTAACCCGCGAAGCCTGGTTCGCCGGACTGCCATTTTATGTCGATGAACGCGTATTAATTCCTCGCTCACCCATCGCCGAACTCATAGAGCACGGCTTTTCCCCTTGGTTAGATGAAACCCCTATCACCCGAGTATTGGATTTATGTACCGGTAGCGGCTGCATCGCCATTGCTTGTGCACTGGCTTTTCCAGAAGCTGAAGTCGATGCTGTCGATATTTGCTCTGAAGCCTTAGAGGTTGCTAAACAAAATATCGAGCGCCATGGCGTAACCAATTCAGTCAATCTAATCAATTCCGACTTGTTTTCTGGTCTAATCCCCCGTAGCTATGACTTAATAGTCAGCAATCCTCCTTATGTCAATGCTGAAGACATGACGCAACTTCCCCCCGAATACCATCATGAACCGATCATAGCACTGGCAGCTGGTGAGGATGGTTTGGATCTAGTAGTACGAATTATTACTGAAGCTAAGCATTATTTATCGCCGCAAGGTGTTTTGATAGTCGAGGTAGGTAACAGCGCACCAGCACTAGAGGCGCGCTTTCCAGATTTACCGTTATTATGGTTAGAATTTAAGCATGGCGGACATGGGGTGTTTGTGTTGACGGCGGAGCAGTTGGGTAATTCGAAGTTGTGA
- a CDS encoding peptide chain release factor 3: protein MTTLSQAITKRRTFAIISHPDAGKTTLTEKLLLFGGAITLAGTVKGRKSSRHATSDWMELEKQRGISVTTSVMQFPYRDCIINLLDTPGHEDFSEDTYRTLTAVDSALMVIDAAKGVEPRTIKLLEVCRMRNIPIITFINKMDRDTREPIELLDEVEAILKIRCAPITWPIGMGKEFKGVYHLLERAIYHYRPGKGERVQDIEQINDLNDPKLQNLLGDRISAFREELGLVQGASPEFNLQDYLAGQLTPVFFGSALNNFGVRELLDALVDYAPATQPRKTLTREVQPDEEKFTGFVFKIQANMDPAHRDRIAFLRVCSGRYVNGMKIRHIRIGRDIQIHHALTFMAGDREHVEEAFPGDIIGLHNHGTIQIGDTFSQGEALKFTGIPYFAPEIFKLVRLKDPLKMKALQKGLLQLSEEGATQVFRPLISNEYILGAVGILQFDVVAYRLKHEYNVECAYAPVSVATVRWVRSHNAKKLEEFKNSLAAHLALDNGDNLAYLAPNMVNLNLTQERWPDIEFFATREHD from the coding sequence ATGACCACATTATCCCAAGCAATCACCAAACGCCGCACCTTCGCCATTATTTCTCACCCAGATGCCGGTAAAACCACACTCACTGAAAAACTGCTGTTATTTGGCGGCGCTATCACTTTAGCCGGTACAGTGAAAGGCCGGAAATCCTCGCGTCATGCTACCTCCGATTGGATGGAATTGGAAAAACAACGCGGCATTTCCGTCACCACATCAGTAATGCAATTCCCTTACCGCGATTGCATCATTAATCTCTTAGACACACCTGGCCATGAAGATTTTTCTGAAGACACTTACCGTACCTTAACCGCTGTTGATTCGGCACTTATGGTCATCGACGCCGCCAAAGGTGTAGAACCGCGCACGATTAAGCTGTTAGAAGTTTGCCGCATGCGCAATATCCCCATCATTACTTTTATTAACAAGATGGATAGAGATACGCGCGAACCCATAGAATTGTTGGATGAAGTAGAAGCAATTCTCAAAATACGTTGCGCACCTATCACCTGGCCGATTGGCATGGGTAAAGAATTCAAAGGCGTTTATCATTTATTGGAACGCGCCATCTATCATTATCGACCAGGTAAAGGCGAACGTGTGCAGGATATCGAGCAAATTAATGATTTAAATGATCCTAAACTGCAAAATCTGCTAGGCGATCGCATTAGCGCATTTCGAGAAGAATTGGGATTGGTGCAGGGAGCAAGCCCGGAATTTAACTTGCAAGATTATTTAGCCGGCCAATTAACTCCGGTATTTTTTGGTTCTGCGTTGAATAATTTTGGGGTGCGCGAATTACTGGATGCCTTAGTCGATTATGCACCTGCCACGCAGCCGCGAAAAACTTTGACTCGGGAAGTGCAGCCTGATGAAGAAAAATTTACCGGTTTTGTTTTTAAAATCCAGGCCAATATGGACCCGGCGCACCGCGACCGTATCGCTTTTTTACGTGTCTGCTCCGGTCGCTATGTCAACGGTATGAAAATTCGTCATATCCGCATAGGCCGTGATATTCAAATCCATCATGCTTTAACCTTTATGGCTGGTGACCGCGAGCATGTCGAAGAGGCATTTCCCGGCGATATCATCGGCCTGCATAATCACGGCACTATTCAGATTGGCGATACATTTTCACAAGGTGAGGCACTAAAATTCACCGGCATTCCCTACTTCGCCCCGGAAATTTTCAAGCTGGTGCGTTTAAAAGATCCACTGAAAATGAAAGCGTTGCAAAAAGGTTTGTTACAGTTATCAGAAGAAGGCGCAACGCAAGTTTTCAGACCGTTGATAAGCAATGAGTATATTCTCGGCGCCGTCGGTATACTACAGTTTGATGTGGTTGCTTATCGCTTGAAGCATGAATATAACGTGGAATGCGCCTATGCGCCGGTTTCGGTGGCGACGGTACGCTGGGTTCGCAGTCATAATGCAAAAAAGTTGGAAGAGTTTAAAAATAGCCTTGCCGCACATTTGGCGCTAGATAATGGCGATAACCTGGCTTATCTGGCACCGAATATGGTGAATTTAAATCTGACACAGGAGCGCTGGCCGGATATCGAGTTTTTTGCTACCCGGGAGCATGATTAA